One region of Gorilla gorilla gorilla isolate KB3781 chromosome 15, NHGRI_mGorGor1-v2.1_pri, whole genome shotgun sequence genomic DNA includes:
- the LOC101131311 gene encoding uncharacterized protein — protein sequence MKKKAPSAWRALPAHCACRRLQPRRGFSLLSALTSSSSFFSPNAQKCQEMQLTRRKLLHLCSAKLQREPDIGVAGGEVRRSSALQQGGRGSSGTARSPESPASRAGSAAPGAAGRGASVGQGPPRCTWPSPAPPSPRPPPRRWVRWVQRTDRGGSGVCRALFAFRSLAGSLCKPSGVGAPRGKQRVPGVLGPRWWPRAFPGSPRISEALRAIARVSARVFASELALVD from the coding sequence atgaaaaaaaaggCGCCTTCTGCGTGGCGAGCGCTGCCAGCGCATTGCGCTTGCAGGCGCCTCCAGCCGCGGCGGggcttctctcttctttcagctcttacttcttcatcttcttttttttcccccaacgcGCAGAAATGTCAGGAGATGCAATTAACAAGAAGAAAATTGTTACATTTGTGTTCTGCTAAATTGCAGAGAGAGCCAGATATAGGGGTTGCAGGCGGAGAAGTCCGGCGCTCGAGCGCTCTACAGCAGGGGGGTCGCGGGAGCTCGGGGACGGCGCGGTCCCCGGAGTCCCCCGCCTCGCGGGCAGGGAGCGCGGCTCCCGGGGCTGCTGGGCGGGGGGCGAGCGTCGGGCAGGGGCCGCCTCGGTGTACTTGGCCGAGCCCCGCGCCCCCGAGCCCGCGGCCCCCGCCCCGCCGCTGGGTCCGCTGGGTCCAGCGGACGGACCGCGGAGGCTCTGGAGTTTGCAGGGCGCTCTTCGCCTTCCGATCGCTCGCGGGGAGTTTGTGCAAACCTTCCGGAGTTGGAGCACCGCGGGGGAAGCAGCGGGTCCCGGGCGTGCTGGGGCCCAGGTGGTGGCCCCGGGCTTTCCCTGGCAGCCCCCGGATCTCGGAGGCGCTCCGGGCGATCGCGCGTGTGTCTGCTCGTGTGTTTGCGAGCGAGCTGGCTTTAGTGGATTAA